A genomic stretch from Engraulis encrasicolus isolate BLACKSEA-1 chromosome 12, IST_EnEncr_1.0, whole genome shotgun sequence includes:
- the LOC134459381 gene encoding uncharacterized protein LOC134459381 isoform X1 — MALMKPLVRYWKCFYLSSTAASVDECTLKALSREDLQDLFPGPENFLRRRRIWDFINENSGNIDQDSSACSECRSMPSTTSASPCQLKTSTPTSDEKKMKMPDPPEYVVYTDSELDLVRAQYFALLQSGKERGFKMSKELCCRLIRNTITSMVAILRASPMGKEASYPSKLEMKVMSQKIIEYYPMLRDTDPNMPHIDYLTSILSPQLTVYTKMFKRLQNMRSPCRKRQGPVLLRGPAKTLFSEDQDIDTDLTDTSGSADTVILESSEDLSDDNCSAVSPARDPPVPKKAKSGTKASIPSSRSSSPAPRTAIASPTMPAKDVAASPARDPPVPKKTKSGTKAAIPSSRSSSPAPMTVIASPTMPAKDVAAGLDSLKMQARHYKTLSNMYNKPNAKPNQNDVAQILDLEFEARRAFIDSDVTKEEDRPAKILDAYPCFKDVRNAMDELRRIVDGTNRRYIEDVRGRWTEFCTKVQFYSVWKKVLKPPFPLDVRSVDFTLALFNALPPLFPSSVLPPKKLACSEALIHILKSNEDPALYLQKRPLCSPVLLFDGSTTIVAVGNVPVTTLKQEDFSEGMLVLMAYYYTLHLTYPKCVATLLSVIQTEVIGDALHDKDATSSYKKAMAEWNAFIEK, encoded by the exons ATGGCTTTGATGAAGCCACTCGTTCGGTATTGGAAG TGTTTTTATTTGTCGTCTACAGCTGCAAGTGTTGACGAATGCACCTTGAAAGCCCTTAGCCGAGAGGACTTGCAAGACCTTTTTCCTGGCCCTGAAAACTTTCTTAGAAGGAGAAGAATTTGGGATTTTATCAATGAAAAT TCTGGAAATATAGACCAAGATTCAAGTGCTTGCAGTGAATGCAGGAGCATGCCCTCAACTACTTCTGCGTCACCATGCCAGCTTAAGACCTCCACTCCCACATCAGATGAGAAAAAGATGAAGATGCCAGACCCTCCAGAATATGTCGTTTACACGGACTCAGAGTTGGATTTGGTACGGGCTCAATATTTTGCACTCCTTCAGAGTGGGAAGGAAAGAGGCTTCAAGATGTCGAAGGAGCTGTGTTGCAGACTAATAAGAAACACCATAACAAGCATGGTTGCAATCCTTCGCGCAAGTCCGATGGGAAAAGAAGCAAGCTATCCCTCAAAGCTGGAAATGAAAGTCATGTCGCAGAAAATAATTGAGTACTACCCCATGTTGCGTGATACTGATCCAAATATGCCACAT ATAGACTACTTAACTAGCATTCTTTCACCACAGCTGACGGTCTACACAAAAATGTTCAAGCGACTCCAGAATATGAGATCCCCATGCAGGAAGAGGCAGGGCCCCGTTCTTCTGAGAGGCCCAGCAAAGACTCTCTTCAGTGAAGACCAAGACATTGACACGGATTTGACAGACACGAGCGGATCGGCTGATACAGTCATTCTTGAGAGCAGTGAAGACCTCAGTGATGACAATTGCAGTGCAG TGTCCCCAGCACGAGATCCCCCTGTGCCAAAAAAGGCAAAGAGTGGCACCAAAGCATCCATTCCATCATCCAGGTCTTCCTCACCGGCACCCAGGACTGCAATTGCTTCACCAACCATGCCTGCGAAAGATGTTGCTG CGTCCCCAGCACGAGATCCCCCTGTGCCAAAAAAGACAAAGAGTGGCACCAAAGCAGCAATTCCATCATCCAGGTCTTCCTCACCGGCACCCATGACTGTGATTGCTTCACCAACCATGCCTGCAAAAGATGTTGCTG CGGGTCTCGACAGTCTGAAGATGCAGGCCAGACACTACAAAACCTTGAGCAACATGTACAACAAGCCCAATGCAAAACCCAATCAAAATGATGTGGCGCAAATTCTGGACCTCGAGTTCGAAGCCAGACGGGCCTTTATCGATTCAGATGTTACCAAGGAAGAAGACCGACCTGCAAAAATCCTTGATGCATATCCATGCTTTAAAGATGTTCGAAAC GCCATGGATGAACTACGGCGCATAGTAGATGGTACTAACCGCAGATACATCGAGGACGTAAGAGGAAGATGGACAGAATTCTGCACGAAGGTGCAGTTCTATAGCGTGTGGAAGAAAGTCCTCAAACCCCCTTTTCCTTTGGATGTTCGCAGTG TGGATTTCACACTGGCCCTCTTCAATGCACTGCCACCCCTCTTCCCCTCATCCGTTTTGCCACCAAAGAAGCTCGCTTGCAGTGAGGCACTTATTCATATCTTGAAG tcaAACGAAGACCCTGCCCTCTACCTGCAGAAGCGTCCTCTCTGCTCCCCAGTTCTGCTGTTTGATGGCTCAACTACCATTGTGGCTGTGGGTAACGTACCTGTTACAACCCTCAAGCAGGAAGATTTTTCAGAGGGGATGTTGGTGTTGATGGCGTACTATTATACATTGCACCTCACATACCCCAAATGTGTGGCAACCCTGCTCTCTGTTATTCAAACGGAGGTCATTGGTGACGCCCTCCATGATAAGGATGCCACTAGTTCATACAAAAAAGCAATGGCCGAGTGGAACGCATTCATTGAGAAGTAA
- the LOC134459381 gene encoding uncharacterized protein LOC134459381 isoform X2 — MTMDGFDEATRSVLEAASVDECTLKALSREDLQDLFPGPENFLRRRRIWDFINENSGNIDQDSSACSECRSMPSTTSASPCQLKTSTPTSDEKKMKMPDPPEYVVYTDSELDLVRAQYFALLQSGKERGFKMSKELCCRLIRNTITSMVAILRASPMGKEASYPSKLEMKVMSQKIIEYYPMLRDTDPNMPHIDYLTSILSPQLTVYTKMFKRLQNMRSPCRKRQGPVLLRGPAKTLFSEDQDIDTDLTDTSGSADTVILESSEDLSDDNCSAVSPARDPPVPKKAKSGTKASIPSSRSSSPAPRTAIASPTMPAKDVAASPARDPPVPKKTKSGTKAAIPSSRSSSPAPMTVIASPTMPAKDVAAGLDSLKMQARHYKTLSNMYNKPNAKPNQNDVAQILDLEFEARRAFIDSDVTKEEDRPAKILDAYPCFKDVRNAMDELRRIVDGTNRRYIEDVRGRWTEFCTKVQFYSVWKKVLKPPFPLDVRSVDFTLALFNALPPLFPSSVLPPKKLACSEALIHILKSNEDPALYLQKRPLCSPVLLFDGSTTIVAVGNVPVTTLKQEDFSEGMLVLMAYYYTLHLTYPKCVATLLSVIQTEVIGDALHDKDATSSYKKAMAEWNAFIEK, encoded by the exons ATGACAATGGATGGCTTTGATGAAGCCACTCGTTCGGTATTGGAAG CTGCAAGTGTTGACGAATGCACCTTGAAAGCCCTTAGCCGAGAGGACTTGCAAGACCTTTTTCCTGGCCCTGAAAACTTTCTTAGAAGGAGAAGAATTTGGGATTTTATCAATGAAAAT TCTGGAAATATAGACCAAGATTCAAGTGCTTGCAGTGAATGCAGGAGCATGCCCTCAACTACTTCTGCGTCACCATGCCAGCTTAAGACCTCCACTCCCACATCAGATGAGAAAAAGATGAAGATGCCAGACCCTCCAGAATATGTCGTTTACACGGACTCAGAGTTGGATTTGGTACGGGCTCAATATTTTGCACTCCTTCAGAGTGGGAAGGAAAGAGGCTTCAAGATGTCGAAGGAGCTGTGTTGCAGACTAATAAGAAACACCATAACAAGCATGGTTGCAATCCTTCGCGCAAGTCCGATGGGAAAAGAAGCAAGCTATCCCTCAAAGCTGGAAATGAAAGTCATGTCGCAGAAAATAATTGAGTACTACCCCATGTTGCGTGATACTGATCCAAATATGCCACAT ATAGACTACTTAACTAGCATTCTTTCACCACAGCTGACGGTCTACACAAAAATGTTCAAGCGACTCCAGAATATGAGATCCCCATGCAGGAAGAGGCAGGGCCCCGTTCTTCTGAGAGGCCCAGCAAAGACTCTCTTCAGTGAAGACCAAGACATTGACACGGATTTGACAGACACGAGCGGATCGGCTGATACAGTCATTCTTGAGAGCAGTGAAGACCTCAGTGATGACAATTGCAGTGCAG TGTCCCCAGCACGAGATCCCCCTGTGCCAAAAAAGGCAAAGAGTGGCACCAAAGCATCCATTCCATCATCCAGGTCTTCCTCACCGGCACCCAGGACTGCAATTGCTTCACCAACCATGCCTGCGAAAGATGTTGCTG CGTCCCCAGCACGAGATCCCCCTGTGCCAAAAAAGACAAAGAGTGGCACCAAAGCAGCAATTCCATCATCCAGGTCTTCCTCACCGGCACCCATGACTGTGATTGCTTCACCAACCATGCCTGCAAAAGATGTTGCTG CGGGTCTCGACAGTCTGAAGATGCAGGCCAGACACTACAAAACCTTGAGCAACATGTACAACAAGCCCAATGCAAAACCCAATCAAAATGATGTGGCGCAAATTCTGGACCTCGAGTTCGAAGCCAGACGGGCCTTTATCGATTCAGATGTTACCAAGGAAGAAGACCGACCTGCAAAAATCCTTGATGCATATCCATGCTTTAAAGATGTTCGAAAC GCCATGGATGAACTACGGCGCATAGTAGATGGTACTAACCGCAGATACATCGAGGACGTAAGAGGAAGATGGACAGAATTCTGCACGAAGGTGCAGTTCTATAGCGTGTGGAAGAAAGTCCTCAAACCCCCTTTTCCTTTGGATGTTCGCAGTG TGGATTTCACACTGGCCCTCTTCAATGCACTGCCACCCCTCTTCCCCTCATCCGTTTTGCCACCAAAGAAGCTCGCTTGCAGTGAGGCACTTATTCATATCTTGAAG tcaAACGAAGACCCTGCCCTCTACCTGCAGAAGCGTCCTCTCTGCTCCCCAGTTCTGCTGTTTGATGGCTCAACTACCATTGTGGCTGTGGGTAACGTACCTGTTACAACCCTCAAGCAGGAAGATTTTTCAGAGGGGATGTTGGTGTTGATGGCGTACTATTATACATTGCACCTCACATACCCCAAATGTGTGGCAACCCTGCTCTCTGTTATTCAAACGGAGGTCATTGGTGACGCCCTCCATGATAAGGATGCCACTAGTTCATACAAAAAAGCAATGGCCGAGTGGAACGCATTCATTGAGAAGTAA
- the LOC134459381 gene encoding uncharacterized protein LOC134459381 isoform X3: MALMKPLVRYWKCFYLSSTAASVDECTLKALSREDLQDLFPGPENFLRRRRIWDFINENSGNIDQDSSACSECRSMPSTTSASPCQLKTSTPTSDEKKMKMPDPPEYVVYTDSELDLVRAQYFALLQSGKERGFKMSKELCCRLIRNTITSMVAILRASPMGKEASYPSKLEMKVMSQKIIEYYPMLRDTDPNMPHLTVYTKMFKRLQNMRSPCRKRQGPVLLRGPAKTLFSEDQDIDTDLTDTSGSADTVILESSEDLSDDNCSAVSPARDPPVPKKAKSGTKASIPSSRSSSPAPRTAIASPTMPAKDVAASPARDPPVPKKTKSGTKAAIPSSRSSSPAPMTVIASPTMPAKDVAAGLDSLKMQARHYKTLSNMYNKPNAKPNQNDVAQILDLEFEARRAFIDSDVTKEEDRPAKILDAYPCFKDVRNAMDELRRIVDGTNRRYIEDVRGRWTEFCTKVQFYSVWKKVLKPPFPLDVRSVDFTLALFNALPPLFPSSVLPPKKLACSEALIHILKSNEDPALYLQKRPLCSPVLLFDGSTTIVAVGNVPVTTLKQEDFSEGMLVLMAYYYTLHLTYPKCVATLLSVIQTEVIGDALHDKDATSSYKKAMAEWNAFIEK, from the exons ATGGCTTTGATGAAGCCACTCGTTCGGTATTGGAAG TGTTTTTATTTGTCGTCTACAGCTGCAAGTGTTGACGAATGCACCTTGAAAGCCCTTAGCCGAGAGGACTTGCAAGACCTTTTTCCTGGCCCTGAAAACTTTCTTAGAAGGAGAAGAATTTGGGATTTTATCAATGAAAAT TCTGGAAATATAGACCAAGATTCAAGTGCTTGCAGTGAATGCAGGAGCATGCCCTCAACTACTTCTGCGTCACCATGCCAGCTTAAGACCTCCACTCCCACATCAGATGAGAAAAAGATGAAGATGCCAGACCCTCCAGAATATGTCGTTTACACGGACTCAGAGTTGGATTTGGTACGGGCTCAATATTTTGCACTCCTTCAGAGTGGGAAGGAAAGAGGCTTCAAGATGTCGAAGGAGCTGTGTTGCAGACTAATAAGAAACACCATAACAAGCATGGTTGCAATCCTTCGCGCAAGTCCGATGGGAAAAGAAGCAAGCTATCCCTCAAAGCTGGAAATGAAAGTCATGTCGCAGAAAATAATTGAGTACTACCCCATGTTGCGTGATACTGATCCAAATATGCCACAT CTGACGGTCTACACAAAAATGTTCAAGCGACTCCAGAATATGAGATCCCCATGCAGGAAGAGGCAGGGCCCCGTTCTTCTGAGAGGCCCAGCAAAGACTCTCTTCAGTGAAGACCAAGACATTGACACGGATTTGACAGACACGAGCGGATCGGCTGATACAGTCATTCTTGAGAGCAGTGAAGACCTCAGTGATGACAATTGCAGTGCAG TGTCCCCAGCACGAGATCCCCCTGTGCCAAAAAAGGCAAAGAGTGGCACCAAAGCATCCATTCCATCATCCAGGTCTTCCTCACCGGCACCCAGGACTGCAATTGCTTCACCAACCATGCCTGCGAAAGATGTTGCTG CGTCCCCAGCACGAGATCCCCCTGTGCCAAAAAAGACAAAGAGTGGCACCAAAGCAGCAATTCCATCATCCAGGTCTTCCTCACCGGCACCCATGACTGTGATTGCTTCACCAACCATGCCTGCAAAAGATGTTGCTG CGGGTCTCGACAGTCTGAAGATGCAGGCCAGACACTACAAAACCTTGAGCAACATGTACAACAAGCCCAATGCAAAACCCAATCAAAATGATGTGGCGCAAATTCTGGACCTCGAGTTCGAAGCCAGACGGGCCTTTATCGATTCAGATGTTACCAAGGAAGAAGACCGACCTGCAAAAATCCTTGATGCATATCCATGCTTTAAAGATGTTCGAAAC GCCATGGATGAACTACGGCGCATAGTAGATGGTACTAACCGCAGATACATCGAGGACGTAAGAGGAAGATGGACAGAATTCTGCACGAAGGTGCAGTTCTATAGCGTGTGGAAGAAAGTCCTCAAACCCCCTTTTCCTTTGGATGTTCGCAGTG TGGATTTCACACTGGCCCTCTTCAATGCACTGCCACCCCTCTTCCCCTCATCCGTTTTGCCACCAAAGAAGCTCGCTTGCAGTGAGGCACTTATTCATATCTTGAAG tcaAACGAAGACCCTGCCCTCTACCTGCAGAAGCGTCCTCTCTGCTCCCCAGTTCTGCTGTTTGATGGCTCAACTACCATTGTGGCTGTGGGTAACGTACCTGTTACAACCCTCAAGCAGGAAGATTTTTCAGAGGGGATGTTGGTGTTGATGGCGTACTATTATACATTGCACCTCACATACCCCAAATGTGTGGCAACCCTGCTCTCTGTTATTCAAACGGAGGTCATTGGTGACGCCCTCCATGATAAGGATGCCACTAGTTCATACAAAAAAGCAATGGCCGAGTGGAACGCATTCATTGAGAAGTAA